In candidate division KSB1 bacterium, the following are encoded in one genomic region:
- a CDS encoding Uma2 family endonuclease, giving the protein MNVEVLTQPIPRKRPPRERVTFDEFCSLVREDQKADLIDGVIYMASPAALEHEDEFGFIFMVVRGYVRRKGLGVVLGSRAAMKLSDEDAPEPDLMFISKAKLAKAAGKAVLGTADLVIEIISPGSRRLDLVEKSELYAKFGVLEYWAIDPYRQLAHFWKNNAGIWEDLPVDAMGIFRSSILPGFWLRVDWLFAEELPDENIILATILAGDPADSTRAS; this is encoded by the coding sequence ATGAATGTGGAAGTCTTGACTCAGCCGATTCCTCGTAAACGGCCGCCGCGAGAGCGTGTGACCTTTGATGAATTCTGCTCTCTTGTTCGGGAGGATCAAAAAGCGGATCTTATTGACGGAGTGATTTATATGGCCTCTCCGGCCGCGCTTGAACACGAAGACGAATTTGGTTTTATTTTCATGGTGGTGCGAGGTTATGTTCGCCGCAAAGGTTTAGGAGTCGTGCTTGGCTCGCGCGCAGCCATGAAGCTCTCCGACGAGGATGCCCCCGAACCCGACCTGATGTTTATTAGCAAAGCAAAACTCGCCAAAGCTGCGGGCAAAGCCGTTCTGGGAACGGCGGATTTGGTTATTGAAATCATCTCTCCCGGCAGCCGCCGGCTGGATTTGGTAGAAAAGAGCGAACTGTACGCTAAATTCGGCGTTCTCGAATATTGGGCGATCGATCCTTATCGACAACTCGCCCATTTTTGGAAGAACAACGCTGGAATATGGGAGGATCTGCCTGTAGATGCAATGGGGATTTTTCGTTCTTCCATTCTTCCGGGCTTTTGGTTGCGCGTGGATTGGCTGTTCGCGGAAGAATTGCCGGACGAAAACATTATCTTAGCGACCATCCTCGCCGGTGATCCGGCAGATTCAACGCGTGCTTCATAA
- a CDS encoding NfeD family protein: MPVWLIWLLAGLVLAILEILTPGFVLACFSFGCFVAAIVAALDFSFSWQLSFFAGTTFVLFISARQLFGKLFDRKKAPVLTNVDRLIGQTAITLEEVDDQRGQVKVEGEAWSARSGSGEKLPPGLKVRVLRMDGNKLIVGPEDLYRLNIARN; the protein is encoded by the coding sequence ATGCCTGTCTGGTTGATTTGGCTTTTAGCCGGGCTGGTATTGGCAATTTTGGAAATTCTCACGCCCGGTTTTGTGCTCGCCTGTTTTTCGTTCGGCTGCTTCGTCGCCGCGATCGTGGCCGCGCTCGATTTCAGCTTTAGCTGGCAGCTCAGTTTTTTTGCCGGCACGACGTTCGTGCTGTTCATATCAGCGCGTCAGCTTTTTGGCAAGCTGTTTGACAGGAAAAAAGCGCCGGTTCTAACCAACGTCGATCGTCTGATCGGCCAAACGGCCATCACGCTTGAAGAAGTCGATGATCAACGCGGCCAGGTGAAAGTCGAAGGCGAGGCTTGGAGCGCCCGCAGCGGCAGCGGCGAAAAACTTCCGCCGGGCCTCAAAGTGCGGGTGCTGCGCATGGACGGCAACAAACTCATCGTCGGGCCGGAAGATTTGTATCGCCTCAACATTGCGAGAAATTAA
- a CDS encoding DUF58 domain-containing protein gives MSTEPLYRKYLHPATISRLSNMHLRARLVVEGFITGLHRSPYHGFSVEFAEHRQYMPGDEIRHVDWKVYAKTDRFYVKQFEEETNLKCYILIDQSASMGIVDAGKVSKFAYASYLAAALSYLMIHQRDAAGLMLFHERIQRYLPPRSVQSYLTRLLGELENAQPAGAANWTTSLHQIAEQIKRRGLIIILSDFLPRDLDKEPAQMLAGLKHFRHRKHEVLVFQILDPLDYRFDFRDEAIFQDVESGLQLPTQPHHLRAAVQKEIDSYLAWFKRQCRENQIDYTLLDTATDFDQALMQYLLKRKRLVG, from the coding sequence ATGTCCACCGAGCCTCTTTACCGAAAGTATCTCCACCCCGCCACGATCTCGCGTCTCTCGAACATGCATCTGCGGGCGCGTTTGGTCGTTGAAGGCTTCATCACCGGCTTGCATCGCAGCCCGTATCATGGCTTTAGCGTCGAGTTCGCCGAGCATCGCCAGTACATGCCCGGCGATGAAATCCGCCACGTCGATTGGAAAGTTTACGCCAAGACCGACCGTTTTTATGTCAAGCAATTCGAAGAAGAGACGAATCTGAAATGCTACATTTTGATCGACCAGTCAGCCTCGATGGGCATCGTCGACGCCGGCAAGGTGAGCAAGTTCGCCTATGCCAGCTATCTCGCGGCGGCGTTGAGTTATTTGATGATTCACCAGCGCGACGCCGCCGGACTCATGCTGTTTCACGAGCGCATCCAGCGTTATCTGCCGCCGCGTTCGGTGCAGAGTTATTTGACGCGCTTGCTCGGCGAATTGGAAAATGCGCAGCCCGCCGGCGCAGCAAACTGGACCACGTCGCTGCATCAAATCGCCGAGCAGATCAAACGCCGCGGACTCATCATCATCCTTTCGGATTTTTTGCCGAGAGATTTGGACAAGGAGCCGGCGCAAATGCTGGCGGGGCTGAAACATTTTCGGCATCGCAAGCACGAAGTGCTGGTTTTCCAAATTCTCGATCCGCTCGATTATCGCTTCGATTTTCGCGACGAGGCGATTTTTCAAGACGTCGAATCCGGCCTGCAGTTGCCGACCCAGCCGCATCATCTCCGCGCCGCGGTGCAGAAGGAAATCGACTCCTATCTCGCCTGGTTCAAACGGCAATGTCGCGAAAACCAAATCGATTATACGCTGCTGGACACGGCCACGGATTTCGATCAAGCGTTGATGCAATATCTGCTCAAGCGCAAACGACTCGTCGGTTAG
- a CDS encoding MoxR family ATPase produces the protein MSASAKDLSIIQEVREAHETIVQEVSKVIIGQRQVINELLIALLARGHCLLVGVPGLAKTLLISTLARVLQLKFNRIQFTPDLMPSDITGTEIIEEDMSTGRKAFKFVRGPVFANIVLADEINRTPPKTQAALLQAMQEHEVTAAGETFKLDEPFFVLATQNPIEQEGTYPLPEAQLDRFMFNLWVNYPSVEEEKQIVKTTTGGREASLKIVLDAERILQLQKLVREVPVADNVIDYSVNLVRQTRPNENGAPQFVKDWISWGAGPRASQYLVLGAKTRAILDGRPTPDIDDVRAVATPVLRHRLVTNFNADAEGVDAVKIVERLLEDGRK, from the coding sequence ATGAGCGCCTCAGCAAAGGATTTGTCCATCATCCAAGAAGTGCGGGAAGCGCATGAAACCATCGTTCAGGAGGTGAGCAAAGTCATCATCGGCCAGCGCCAGGTGATCAACGAATTGTTGATTGCGTTGTTGGCACGGGGGCATTGTTTGCTCGTCGGCGTGCCCGGCCTGGCGAAAACGCTGCTGATCAGCACGCTGGCGCGAGTGCTGCAGCTCAAATTCAACCGCATTCAATTCACGCCGGATTTGATGCCCTCCGACATCACCGGCACGGAAATCATTGAAGAGGATATGAGCACCGGCCGCAAGGCGTTTAAATTCGTGCGCGGCCCGGTGTTTGCGAATATTGTTCTTGCCGACGAGATTAACCGCACGCCGCCCAAGACTCAGGCAGCGCTGCTGCAAGCGATGCAGGAGCACGAAGTCACCGCCGCCGGTGAAACTTTCAAGCTCGATGAGCCGTTCTTCGTTTTAGCCACCCAAAACCCGATTGAGCAGGAGGGCACCTATCCACTGCCAGAGGCGCAGCTTGATCGCTTCATGTTCAATTTGTGGGTGAATTATCCGAGCGTCGAGGAAGAGAAACAAATCGTCAAAACCACCACTGGCGGGCGCGAGGCCTCGCTCAAAATCGTTCTCGATGCCGAGCGGATTTTGCAGTTGCAAAAATTGGTGCGCGAAGTTCCCGTCGCCGACAATGTCATTGATTATTCGGTGAATTTGGTCCGGCAAACGCGGCCAAATGAAAACGGCGCGCCGCAATTTGTCAAAGACTGGATCAGCTGGGGCGCCGGCCCGCGCGCCTCGCAGTATCTCGTTCTCGGCGCCAAAACCCGTGCGATTCTTGACGGCCGCCCGACGCCTGATATCGACGATGTCCGCGCCGTTGCCACGCCGGTGCTGCGCCATCGCCTGGTGACCAATTTCAACGCCGATGCCGAAGGCGTGGACGCGGTGAAGATTGTCGAGCGGTTGTTGGAGGATGGGAGAAAATAG
- a CDS encoding ATP-binding protein, translating to MRIFFLWFAATLILLAGYLSLLWWRPRFLFKKDKPAAVKSGRFQARLTIFFLLFALLPSVPLVFLVSALYTRSMEILLVPKIQESLLQGLDAIKFQLEERGRLFEQATRNMTLSPELLQQWQIAFCLLWQRDGENVQLASAVGADLASRQRGLDFGIDQIIEVWGQTGSQLRPAFAGDTTRANYCYVWLPRVSNTPFSNGAPSPLTEMLVAGFQVPPYVLEAKQNLTEAARVYNTLALMKERLLRDEILWSAAALAIMLLAAVSVYAARRFSQTLSRPLERLTATMGEVAGGNLQVRADIQARDEIGVLVDSFNRMIDDLRVSREKLVASERLAAWREVARQVSHEIKNPLTALQLALYRLRQHFAADDQEESSVKESFQSLDDELAGLRHLAEEFSDFARLPKAERVMDNLNDVVKLTAHLHEAGWPERIQIQLELDPDLPPRPIDREQIKRLLNNLLKNALEATPNRRCEVRMTTRRLDERAVLEIADNGPGLSAEARQKLFQMNFTTKREGSGLGLVMVKRIVEEHDGTIEAESEAGKGTRFRIVI from the coding sequence ATGAGAATCTTTTTCCTGTGGTTTGCGGCCACGCTGATTCTTCTCGCCGGTTACTTGAGCCTGCTGTGGTGGCGTCCCCGTTTTTTATTCAAAAAAGATAAGCCGGCGGCAGTTAAGTCCGGCCGATTTCAAGCGCGGCTCACCATTTTCTTTTTGCTTTTTGCTTTGTTGCCGAGTGTCCCGCTGGTTTTCCTGGTTAGCGCGCTGTACACCCGCAGCATGGAAATATTGTTGGTGCCAAAAATTCAAGAGTCGTTGTTGCAGGGCTTGGATGCCATCAAATTTCAACTGGAAGAACGCGGCCGTTTGTTCGAGCAGGCGACGCGAAACATGACGCTGTCGCCGGAGCTTTTGCAGCAATGGCAAATCGCTTTCTGCCTGCTGTGGCAGCGCGATGGCGAGAATGTTCAGCTCGCTTCCGCAGTCGGCGCCGATCTCGCCAGCCGGCAGCGCGGCCTCGATTTTGGAATCGATCAAATCATCGAGGTCTGGGGCCAAACCGGCAGCCAGTTGCGACCAGCTTTCGCGGGTGACACGACGAGGGCCAATTACTGCTACGTTTGGCTGCCGCGAGTATCCAACACGCCTTTCTCGAACGGCGCGCCATCCCCACTTACGGAAATGCTTGTTGCCGGCTTTCAAGTCCCTCCGTATGTGCTCGAAGCCAAACAAAATCTTACCGAAGCCGCGCGGGTTTATAATACGCTGGCGCTGATGAAAGAACGGTTGTTGCGCGACGAAATTCTGTGGAGCGCCGCCGCGCTTGCAATCATGCTGCTCGCCGCCGTTTCGGTTTACGCGGCCCGGCGTTTTTCGCAGACGCTGAGCCGGCCGCTTGAAAGGCTCACGGCGACGATGGGCGAGGTCGCTGGAGGAAATTTGCAGGTCCGCGCCGATATTCAAGCGCGTGATGAGATCGGCGTGCTGGTGGATTCATTCAATCGCATGATCGACGATCTCCGCGTGAGCCGCGAGAAGCTTGTCGCCAGCGAAAGGCTCGCGGCCTGGCGCGAAGTGGCGCGGCAAGTTTCGCATGAAATCAAGAATCCGCTCACCGCGCTGCAACTGGCGCTGTATCGGTTGCGGCAGCACTTCGCGGCGGACGACCAGGAGGAAAGCAGCGTCAAAGAATCCTTTCAAAGTCTGGATGATGAATTGGCGGGCCTGCGGCATCTCGCCGAGGAATTTTCAGATTTTGCGAGATTGCCGAAAGCCGAACGGGTCATGGACAATCTCAACGACGTGGTGAAACTAACCGCCCACTTGCATGAAGCCGGATGGCCGGAGCGGATTCAAATTCAGCTCGAGCTCGATCCGGATTTGCCGCCGCGCCCGATTGATCGCGAACAGATCAAGCGGCTGCTCAACAATCTGCTGAAAAACGCCCTGGAGGCGACACCGAACCGCCGCTGCGAGGTACGAATGACGACGCGACGTCTTGATGAACGCGCCGTGCTGGAAATCGCGGATAATGGCCCCGGGCTTTCTGCCGAAGCGCGCCAGAAACTTTTTCAAATGAATTTCACCACGAAGCGCGAAGGCTCGGGGCTTGGCTTGGTGATGGTAAAGCGTATCGTTGAAGAGCACGACGGAACGATCGAGGCCGAAAGCGAAGCCGGAAAGGGAACGCGATTCCGGATTGTGATCTAA
- the rlmN gene encoding 23S rRNA (adenine(2503)-C(2))-methyltransferase RlmN, with translation MQSRQNLKDLDRDELTAFMVGLGEKPFRARQLFRWMYGKAAQSFDEITDFARPLRRRLGEIAALDSLALVTRQISQRRDAEKFLFRLADGLHIESVLMREENRHTLCISSQVGCPVDCKFCATGLMGLSRNLKTGEIVDQVLLARRLSKTPITNVVVMGMGEPLLNYDALIKACYLLGDDEGPNLAQRRIVISTSGLVPKIERFTKEGHKFRLAISLNATTDDVRDRIMPINRKYPIAALLQAAREYTRQAKQRITFEYILLAGVNDSLADAERLKNLTRNIPCKINLIPYNPIAAPEETPRSLQTSKLDFPLAFRRPSFERIEAFLAGMRQGPNTVTLRWSKGDDIDAACGQLWTKIEKAQTSV, from the coding sequence ATGCAATCCAGGCAAAATTTAAAAGACCTTGACCGCGACGAGTTAACGGCTTTCATGGTCGGTCTCGGCGAAAAGCCGTTTCGCGCCCGGCAGCTTTTTCGCTGGATGTACGGCAAGGCGGCACAGAGTTTTGACGAGATCACCGATTTTGCCCGGCCGCTGCGCCGGCGTTTGGGAGAGATTGCCGCGCTGGATAGCTTGGCGTTGGTGACACGTCAAATTTCCCAGCGCCGCGACGCGGAAAAATTTCTTTTTCGTCTTGCCGATGGCCTTCACATTGAAAGCGTTTTGATGCGCGAGGAGAACCGCCACACGCTTTGCATCTCCTCGCAAGTTGGCTGTCCGGTCGATTGCAAATTCTGCGCAACCGGACTGATGGGGTTGAGTCGAAATTTAAAGACGGGGGAAATCGTCGATCAGGTTTTGCTGGCGCGGCGTTTGAGCAAAACGCCGATTACCAACGTTGTCGTGATGGGCATGGGCGAGCCGCTGTTGAATTACGATGCCCTCATCAAAGCGTGTTATTTGCTCGGGGACGACGAAGGGCCAAATCTTGCGCAGCGCCGCATCGTGATTTCCACCAGCGGCCTGGTGCCGAAAATCGAACGCTTCACCAAAGAAGGGCATAAATTCCGTCTCGCCATCTCTCTCAACGCGACAACCGACGACGTGCGCGATCGGATCATGCCGATCAACCGCAAGTATCCGATTGCGGCGCTGCTGCAAGCCGCGCGCGAGTATACCCGCCAGGCCAAGCAGCGCATCACCTTTGAATACATTTTGCTGGCCGGCGTCAACGATTCGCTCGCCGACGCCGAGCGGCTGAAGAATTTGACGCGTAACATTCCGTGCAAGATCAATCTCATTCCTTATAATCCGATTGCCGCGCCGGAGGAAACCCCGCGGTCTCTCCAAACCTCGAAGCTCGATTTCCCGCTTGCTTTTCGCCGGCCAAGCTTCGAGCGCATCGAAGCTTTTCTCGCCGGCATGCGCCAGGGGCCGAACACCGTCACGCTGCGTTGGAGCAAGGGCGATGACATCGACGCCGCCTGCGGGCAGTTGTGGACGAAAATTGAAAAAGCGCAAACCTCTGTTTGA
- a CDS encoding SPFH/Band 7/PHB domain protein: MAELQPLQYFVVVLAVLIIVLVIRGLRIVQQAEVVIVERLGRYHATLTSGVNVIWPFIDKPRRITWRYMSNDLSRARMQVTDRIDLRETVYDFPRQNVITQDNVQIEINALLYFQITDPVKAVYEISNLPDALEKLTQTTLRNIIGELSLDQTLTSRDTINQKLRLILDEAADKWGVKVNRVELQDIIPPQDVRIAMEKQMRAERDRRATILEAEGQKRSAILQAEGKREAQIAEAEGLKQAEVLKAEGEAAAIQRVADAEATAIRAVAEAVRASKADPTQYLIAMKYIEALKEMVKGGNSKTVYMPYEATGILSALGGIRDLLKDVEGK, from the coding sequence ATGGCCGAGCTGCAACCCCTGCAATATTTCGTAGTCGTTTTGGCGGTGCTGATCATCGTTTTGGTCATTCGCGGTTTGCGCATCGTGCAGCAAGCTGAAGTGGTGATTGTCGAGCGTTTGGGGCGTTATCATGCGACCCTGACCAGCGGCGTCAATGTCATTTGGCCCTTCATTGACAAACCGCGGCGGATTACGTGGCGTTATATGTCGAATGATTTGTCTCGGGCGCGCATGCAAGTGACGGATCGTATCGATTTGCGCGAGACGGTGTACGATTTCCCGCGCCAGAACGTCATTACGCAGGACAACGTGCAGATCGAGATCAACGCCCTGCTGTATTTTCAAATTACCGACCCGGTCAAGGCGGTTTACGAAATATCCAATCTTCCCGACGCGCTGGAAAAATTGACCCAGACCACCTTGCGCAACATCATCGGCGAGCTGTCGCTTGATCAAACGTTGACCAGCCGCGACACCATCAACCAAAAGCTGCGCCTCATTCTCGATGAAGCCGCCGATAAGTGGGGCGTGAAAGTCAACCGCGTTGAGCTGCAGGACATCATCCCGCCGCAGGACGTGCGCATCGCGATGGAAAAACAAATGCGCGCCGAGCGCGACCGCCGCGCCACCATTCTCGAAGCCGAAGGACAAAAACGCTCCGCCATTTTGCAAGCCGAAGGCAAACGCGAAGCGCAAATTGCCGAGGCCGAAGGTTTGAAGCAAGCTGAGGTCCTCAAAGCCGAAGGCGAGGCCGCGGCCATCCAACGCGTCGCCGACGCCGAGGCCACCGCCATTCGCGCCGTCGCCGAGGCGGTTCGCGCCAGCAAAGCCGATCCGACCCAATATCTCATCGCGATGAAATACATTGAAGCGCTCAAGGAAATGGTGAAAGGCGGCAACAGCAAAACCGTTTACATGCCCTACGAAGCCACCGGCATTCTCTCGGCGCTGGGCGGGATTCGGGATTTGTTGAAGGATGTGGAGGGAAAATAA
- a CDS encoding DUF6516 family protein, with the protein MAWSLDNYERYIYSVQNLSPCIQASTLVLIRYGKSVADVEGTVLFETDLSLEVYEHLNFISDAFILMYGYVIKKDAAVVYRYDSQPHPNDPTLQFTHAHHKHIHSDIKHHRIPAPGLSFSEPNLTFLIREIASEFFANR; encoded by the coding sequence ATGGCGTGGTCGCTGGATAACTACGAGCGCTACATTTACTCCGTTCAGAATCTTTCTCCATGCATTCAAGCCAGCACCCTGGTTTTGATTCGTTATGGGAAATCGGTGGCCGATGTTGAAGGAACTGTTTTATTCGAGACGGATCTTAGCCTTGAAGTTTATGAGCATCTGAATTTCATTTCTGATGCTTTTATTCTTATGTACGGCTACGTTATCAAAAAGGATGCGGCTGTTGTGTATCGGTACGATTCACAACCACATCCCAACGACCCGACTCTTCAATTCACTCATGCACATCACAAACACATTCATTCTGACATCAAACACCATCGCATTCCCGCGCCCGGGCTTTCATTCAGCGAGCCCAATCTCACGTTCTTGATTCGCGAAATCGCAAGCGAGTTTTTTGCAAACCGTTGA